From the genome of Lotus japonicus ecotype B-129 chromosome 6, LjGifu_v1.2, one region includes:
- the LOC130726186 gene encoding protein TRIGALACTOSYLDIACYLGLYCEROL 2, chloroplastic isoform X2, with the protein MVGNPLVHVSTLPSALSSSVITLRGSSLNCIPCLPLRPQSKSNRIRASSADAGQVEPSSASGSKNPLAVVLDIPRTVWRQTLRPLSDFGFGGRSIWEGGVGLFLVSGAVLFALSLAWLRGFQIRSKFRKYTTTFEFDQACGISTGTPVRIRGVTVGDVIRVNPSLRSIEAVVEIEDDKTIIPRNSLVEVNQSGLLMETIIDITPRDPIPTPSAGPLDQECIKEGLIVCDREKIKGQQGVSLDALVGIFTRIGRDVEKIGVANTYSLAERAASVIEEAKPLLTK; encoded by the exons ATGGTTGGAAATCCTCTAGTGCATGTCTCAACACTGCCAAGTGCTTTATCTTCATCTGTGATTACTCTACGAGGAAGTTCTTTAAATTGCATACCCTGCCTTCCATTAAGGCCCCAGAGTAAAAGCAACCGAATCAGAGCTTCTTCTGCAGATGCAGGGCAGGTTGAACCTTCGTCTGCTTCAGGTTCAAAGAATCCTCTTGCAGTTGTTTTGGACATCCCTCGTACTGTCTGGAGACAAACATTACGTCCATTAAGTGATTTTGGGTTTGGTGGCAGGAGTATTTGGGAAGGTGGGGTTGGACTATTTTTAGTTTCTGGTGCAGTTTTGTTTGCACTTAGTTTGGCTTGGTTGAGGGGTTTTCAAATACGATCCAAGTTCAGGAAGTACACTACAACTTTTGAGTTTGATCAGGCTTGTGGTATATCCACTGGGACACCGGTGAGGATTAGAGGGGTAACTGTTGGCGATGTGATTCGTGTGAATCCTTCTTTGAGAAGTATTGAAGCAGTTGTTGAG ATTGAAGATGACAAAACCATCATACCACGGAATTCATTGGTTGAAGTTAACCAGTCAGGTCTTCTTATGGAAACTATAATtgacattactcctcgagatCCTATTCCAACGCCTTCAGCTGGACCTCTCGACCAAGAATGTATTAAAGAAGGTCTCATTGTGTGTGATAGAGAAAAGATTAAGGGTCAACAGGGCGTAAGTTTGGATGCATTGGTTGGGATATTTACCCGCATTGGGAGAGATGTAGAGAAAATTGGTGTTGCCAACACCTATTCGTTGGCTGAAAGAGCTGCTTCTGTTATTGAAGAAGCAAAACCACTTCTTACAAAG TGA
- the LOC130726186 gene encoding protein TRIGALACTOSYLDIACYLGLYCEROL 2, chloroplastic isoform X1: MVGNPLVHVSTLPSALSSSVITLRGSSLNCIPCLPLRPQSKSNRIRASSADAGQVEPSSASGSKNPLAVVLDIPRTVWRQTLRPLSDFGFGGRSIWEGGVGLFLVSGAVLFALSLAWLRGFQIRSKFRKYTTTFEFDQACGISTGTPVRIRGVTVGDVIRVNPSLRSIEAVVEIEDDKTIIPRNSLVEVNQSGLLMETIIDITPRDPIPTPSAGPLDQECIKEGLIVCDREKIKGQQGVSLDALVGIFTRIGRDVEKIGVANTYSLAERAASVIEEAKPLLTKIQAMAEDVQPLLAEVRDSGLLKEVESLTRSLTQASEDLRRVHSSVMTPENAELIQKSIYSLIFTLKNVENVSSDILGFTGDEATRKNLKLLIKSLSRLL; encoded by the exons ATGGTTGGAAATCCTCTAGTGCATGTCTCAACACTGCCAAGTGCTTTATCTTCATCTGTGATTACTCTACGAGGAAGTTCTTTAAATTGCATACCCTGCCTTCCATTAAGGCCCCAGAGTAAAAGCAACCGAATCAGAGCTTCTTCTGCAGATGCAGGGCAGGTTGAACCTTCGTCTGCTTCAGGTTCAAAGAATCCTCTTGCAGTTGTTTTGGACATCCCTCGTACTGTCTGGAGACAAACATTACGTCCATTAAGTGATTTTGGGTTTGGTGGCAGGAGTATTTGGGAAGGTGGGGTTGGACTATTTTTAGTTTCTGGTGCAGTTTTGTTTGCACTTAGTTTGGCTTGGTTGAGGGGTTTTCAAATACGATCCAAGTTCAGGAAGTACACTACAACTTTTGAGTTTGATCAGGCTTGTGGTATATCCACTGGGACACCGGTGAGGATTAGAGGGGTAACTGTTGGCGATGTGATTCGTGTGAATCCTTCTTTGAGAAGTATTGAAGCAGTTGTTGAG ATTGAAGATGACAAAACCATCATACCACGGAATTCATTGGTTGAAGTTAACCAGTCAGGTCTTCTTATGGAAACTATAATtgacattactcctcgagatCCTATTCCAACGCCTTCAGCTGGACCTCTCGACCAAGAATGTATTAAAGAAGGTCTCATTGTGTGTGATAGAGAAAAGATTAAGGGTCAACAGGGCGTAAGTTTGGATGCATTGGTTGGGATATTTACCCGCATTGGGAGAGATGTAGAGAAAATTGGTGTTGCCAACACCTATTCGTTGGCTGAAAGAGCTGCTTCTGTTATTGAAGAAGCAAAACCACTTCTTACAAAG ATCCAAGCCATGGCTGAAGATGTTCAACCTTTGTTAGCTGAAGTCCGTGATAGTGGCCTTTTGAAGGAAGTTGAGAGTTTAACCCGAAGCCTTACACAGGCCTCTGAGGATTTGAG AAGGGTGCATTCATCCGTTATGACCCCTGAGAACGCGGAACTGATCCAGAAGTCCATTTACAGTCTTATTTTTACCCTGAAGAATGTTGAG AATGTTAGCTCTGATATTTTGGGTTTCACCGGTGATGAAGCTACAAGAAAGAATTTGAAGTTACTTATCAAATCTCTCAGCCGGTTATTGTGA
- the LOC130722468 gene encoding calmodulin-2/4 isoform X1, giving the protein MASSKTSDLYLGLGLFVILFSQVFAHTLTQADEAADPGCITTKELGTVMRSLGQNPTEAELQDMINEVDADGNGTIDFPEFLNLMARKMKDTDSEEELKEAFRVFDKDQNGFISAAELRHVMTNLGEKLTDEEVDEMIREADVDGDGQINYEEFVKVMMAK; this is encoded by the exons ATGGCTTCCTCAAAAACATCTGATTTGTACCTTGGTCTAGGGCTTTTTGtcattctcttttctcaagTTTTTGCCCATACACTGACCCAGGCTGATGAGGCTGCTGATCCTG GTTGTATTACTACCAAGGAACTTGGGACTGTCATGCGGTCACTTGGGCAAAACCCAACTGAGGCTGAGCTGCAGGACATGATAAATGAGGTTGATGCTGATGGCAATGGAACCATTGATTTCCCAGAATTCCTCAACCTGATGGCCCGCAAGATGAAGGACACTGATTCAGAGGAGGAGCTTAAGGAAGCTTTCCGTGTGTTTGACAAGGATCAGAATGGTTTTATTTCTGCTGCTGAGCTCCGCCATGTCATGACAAATCTTGGTGAGAAGCTGACTGATGAAGAAGTTGATGAGATGATCCGTGAGGCTGATGTTGATGGTGATGGCcagatcaactacgaggagttTGTCAAGGTTATGATGGCCAAGTGA
- the LOC130726227 gene encoding uncharacterized protein LOC130726227, whose protein sequence is MCVSRDTMKPQRSSPPSLSSSPEPLGKGFSLLACPSEITTWKSKKKDMRAPPRERWKEMVGGSQSCGSYSGSQRRKEGPLCDCGFEAPAVTSWTGENPGRKFYGCGLFKIHGKRVCRFFVWYDEYHGLGKYDKSDEENAREKKIIGSLLRKIDAMKKKERLLEISLGTCIVLIMALIILLVFAVVFK, encoded by the exons ATGTGCGTGTCACGTGACACTATGAAGCCCCAACGGTCATCTCCTCCATCATTGTCTTCTTCACCTGAGCCCTTAGGAAAGGGGTTTTCATTACTTGCATGTCCTTCTGAAATCACTACCTGGAAATCGAAGAAGAAGGATATGCGAGCACCTCCAAGGGAAAGGTGGAAGGAAATGGTTGGTGGGTCTCAAAGTTGTGGCTCGTATTCTGGTTCACAGAGGAGGAAGGAGGGTCCGTTGTGCGATTGTGGTTTTGAGGCTCCTGCTGTTACATCCTGGACTGGTGAGAACCCTGGGCGAAAATTTTATGGTTGTGGACTGTTCAAG ATTCATGGCAAGAGAGTATGCAGGTTCTTTGTATGGTATGATGAATATCATGGACTAGGAAAATATGACAAGTCTGATGAAGAAAATGCAAGGGAGAAGAAAATTATTGGTTCACTGTTGAGGAAGATTGATGctatgaagaagaaggaaaggcTTTTGGAGATTTCATTGGGGACTTGTATTGTTTTGATCATGGCTTTGATCATTCTGTTGGTTTTTGCTGTTGTATTCAAATAG
- the LOC130726716 gene encoding uncharacterized protein LOC130726716, with product MAWLQRSFNRGAFPVSTQSPFSTCFSRFFSKSSSPYVVKVGIPEFLNGIGKGVESHVAKLETEIGDFQSLLVTRTLKLKKLGIPCKHRKLILKHTHKYRLGLWRPRAEAIKS from the exons ATGGCATGGTTGCAGAGAAGCTTCAACAGAGGCGCATTTCCTGTTTCAACTCAATCACCATTTTCTACCTGCTTCTCCCGATTCTTCTCCAAATCTTCATCACCGTATGTGG TGAAGGTTGGAATACCGGAGTTTCTTAATGGAATAGGCAAAGGGGTTGAATCCCATGTTGCTAAACTTGAGACTGAAATTGGTGATTTTCAGAGTCTTCTTGTCACCCGCACTCTCAAGCTCAAGAAACTTGGTATTCCTTGCAAACAT AGAAAGTTGATTCTAAAGCACACTCACAAGTACAGGCTAGGATTGTGGAGGCCACGTGCTGAAGCTATCAAATCCTGA
- the LOC130726187 gene encoding probable serine/threonine-protein kinase PBL2, which translates to MGNSCAKPVAHVSSSSFAGNKRPQSRPKQHSNSLEQKAAMQISEANVEKSISNKLKSFSFNDLKEATKNFRQENLIGEGGFGRIFKGWIDQNTYAPTKPGSGMVVAIKNLKPESFQGHKEWLAEVNYLGQLHHENLVKLIGYCLQGKNRLLVYEFMPKGSLENHLFRKGVQPIPWTTRVNIAIGVARGLAYLHSLNANVIFRDLKASNILLDSDFGPRLSDFGLARDGPTGDNTHVSTRVIGTQGYAAPEYVATGHLTPRSDVYSFGVVLLELLTGRRALEDDRPGVSEETLVDWAMPFLSDSRRVLRIMDTRLGGQYSKKGAQAAASLALQCLNTDPKFRPPMVEVLATLEGLHSLNSIPRTPKSGIESHTNRHFGHAQK; encoded by the exons ATGGGAAACTCTTGTGCAAAACCAGTTGCTCATGTCTCTTCCTCTAGTTTTGCTG GAAATAAGAGGCCACAAAGTAGGCCAAAGCAGCATTCAAATTCTCTTGAGCAAAAAGCTGCTATGCAAATTTCAGAAGCAAATGTTGAGAAATCCATCTCCAATAAACTTAAGTCATTCAGCTTCAATGATCTGAAGGAGGCCACCAAGAACTTCCGGCAAGAAAACTTAATCGGAGAGGGAGGGTTTGGGCGTATCTTCAAGGGATGGATTGATCAGAACACATATGCTCCCACAAAACCAGGGAGTGGGATGGTAGTGGCCATTAAGAATCTTAAGCCAGAAAGCTTTCAAGGCCACAAGGAATGGCTT GCAGAAGTCAATTATCTTGGGCAGCTTCACCATGAAAATCTGGTGAAACTTATTGGTTATTGCTTACAAGGTAAAAACAGGCTTCTAGTATATGAATTCATGCCAAAAGGAAGCTTGGAGAATCATTTGTTCCGAA AAGGTGTTCAACCAATCCCTTGGACTACACGTGTTAACATTGCAATTGGCGTAGCAAGAGGCTTAGCATACTTACATTCCCTGAATGCAAATGTCATATTTCGTGATTTAAAGGCTTCCAATATCCTACTTGATTCA GATTTCGGTCCGAGACTTTCAGATTTTGGCTTGGCAAGGGATGGTCCTACCGGAGATAACACTCACGTTTCAACCAGAGTTATTGGAACTCAAGGTTATGCTGCACCAGAGTATGTCGCTACAG GTCATTTGACACCAAGGAGTGATGTATACAGCTTCGGTGTTGTCTTGTTGGAGTTACTAACCGGAAGACGAGCACTAGAAGACGATAGACCTGGAGTTTCAGAGGAAACATTAGTGGATTGGGCAATGCCTTTTCTGAGTGATAGCAGAAGGGTTTTGAGAATCATGGACACTAGGTTGGGGGGTCAATACTCAAAGAAAGGAGCACAAGCTGCAGCTTCACTTGCATTGCAATGCTTGAATACAGATCCAAAATTTAGACCACCTATGGTAGAGGTTCTGGCAACATTGGAAGGACTTCATTCCTTGAATTCAATCCCAAGGACACCAAAATCTGGAATTGAAAGTCATACAAACAGGCATTTTGGTCATGCACAAAAGTAG
- the LOC130722468 gene encoding calmodulin-1 isoform X2, with protein MADQLTDDQIAEFKEAFSLFDKDGDGCITTKELGTVMRSLGQNPTEAELQDMINEVDADGNGTIDFPEFLNLMARKMKDTDSEEELKEAFRVFDKDQNGFISAAELRHVMTNLGEKLTDEEVDEMIREADVDGDGQINYEEFVKVMMAK; from the exons ATGGCTGACCAGCTCACCGACGACCAGATCGCCGAGTTCAAGGAAGCCTTCAGCCTCTTCGACAAGGATGGCGATG GTTGTATTACTACCAAGGAACTTGGGACTGTCATGCGGTCACTTGGGCAAAACCCAACTGAGGCTGAGCTGCAGGACATGATAAATGAGGTTGATGCTGATGGCAATGGAACCATTGATTTCCCAGAATTCCTCAACCTGATGGCCCGCAAGATGAAGGACACTGATTCAGAGGAGGAGCTTAAGGAAGCTTTCCGTGTGTTTGACAAGGATCAGAATGGTTTTATTTCTGCTGCTGAGCTCCGCCATGTCATGACAAATCTTGGTGAGAAGCTGACTGATGAAGAAGTTGATGAGATGATCCGTGAGGCTGATGTTGATGGTGATGGCcagatcaactacgaggagttTGTCAAGGTTATGATGGCCAAGTGA